In Onychostoma macrolepis isolate SWU-2019 chromosome 06, ASM1243209v1, whole genome shotgun sequence, one DNA window encodes the following:
- the igfbp5a gene encoding insulin-like growth factor-binding protein 5a has protein sequence MLLSLYTLMTFVWGLPGFSASYVPCEPCDQKAMSMCPPVRMGCQVVKEPGCGCCLTCALTEGQACGVYTGTCGQGLRCLPRNGEEKPLHALLYGKGVCKNEKLYKPLPRDRESHEDTHVTEVTEDLLPQAKVPLFQRDHINSKKAQAMRKDKKRQEAKLRIRGNFEYPLFGKDKHQSDIGPCRRKLDGIIQRMKDNSRIVALSLYLPNCDKKGFFKRKQCKPSRGRKRGICWCVNKHGVQMPGTNFNGGNIQCKDLESNSNNNE, from the exons ATGCTGCTAAGTTTGTATACTCTGATGACATTTGTATGGGGACTACCCGGCTTTTCTGCCTCGTACGTGCCCTGTGAGCCGTGCGATCAGAAGGCGATGTCCATGTGTCCTCCGGTGCGGATGGGGTGTCAGGTGGTGAAGGAGCCCGGCTGCGGATGCTGCTTGACCTGCGCGCTGACCGAGGGGCAGGCGTGTGGAGTCTACACGGGCACTTGTGGACAGGGACTGCGCTGCTTGCCTCGGAACGGGGAGGAAAAGCCGCTGCACGCTCTACTTTACGGCAAAGGAGTTTGCAAGAACGAGAAACTATACAAACCACTGCCTAGAG ATCGTGAGTCACATGAAGACACCCACGTTACAGAGGTAACCGAGGATCTTCTTCCCCAGGCCAAAGTTCCATTATTCCAACGAGACCACATTAACAGCAAGAAGGCTCAGGCCATGCGAAAGGATAAGAAGAGACAGGAGGCTAAACTCAGGATCAGGGGCAATTTTGAATACCCGCTCTTCGGAAAGGACAAACATCAGTCTGACATT GGTCCATGCCGACGAAAGCTGGATGGAATCATCCAGAGGATGAAGGACAACTCAAGAATCGTGGCTCTTTCACTGTACCTGCCTAACTGTGATAAGAAAGGCTTCTTCAAGCGCAAACAG TGTAAACCCTCCAGGGGGCGCAAGCGAGGCATCTGCTGGTGTGTAAACAAGCATGGAGTTCAGATGCCGGGCACTAACTTTAATGGAGGCAACATCCAATGCAAAGATCTTGAaagcaacagcaacaacaacgaATGA